A DNA window from Amycolatopsis sp. DSM 110486 contains the following coding sequences:
- a CDS encoding GH92 family glycosyl hydrolase, whose amino-acid sequence MRARKRVFAALVLASAVATAATTTAATAQAQQGPKFADDPTTLVDTSIGNNGDGTTFPGAAVPFGMVQLSPDTQLNQYASYDYKQDTILGFSHTHLSGVGCQTMGNFRFMPTTGAVTSSDPAQYGAKFSHANETRAPGYYGVKFDNGIQAELTATQRTGQHRYTYPAGSGPENVLIEVGQSNGSTYAGDVHVVGNDTVEGWLQGGNFCGETGKERYRIFFSAKFDRTFQSFGTWTDGTITPNQRDASRGTQRAGAYLTFDPSKGDQVGASVGLSYTSVDGARLNRKAEQPKSFDKARSQAHNTWQDELNRMRVAGGTTPDQRTYYTALYHSLLHPSIGSDVDNRYRGFDDQVHKADSTYYQMFSLWDTYRSQNQLVALLHPDKAADMAKSVLHIYQDGGWLPRWGLGNSETNVMSGDPITPWVVDIYNRGLLDNRTAHGLFDALWKNANEVPADQSIFRGRDGNPSYVQNGWVAYQNLPGYKFGDSRQAGSATLEYALGDCSLSTMASGLGYQDKAKTLASRCDNFTKLWDPTITSQGFNGFPVPKNADGSTVGNPDPTQTNAFHEGTAWQYQWMGQQDPQTLFGLMGGAGQAEQRLDKFFDMPTVLTDPAKAAADSWVTGAYDYHNAFAFNPNNEPDFAAPWMYTWTGAPWKTSAVLRAMRTLFTDDVYGMPGNDDLGATSSLLVFAMAGIFEAQPGSATYVITAPMFDKVEIRPEHGRTITIEAPGASASKLQYVSSVKTDGPGNGGKLRQSWLSHKDLLRAGTIKIQLSDTPTSWGVNAGPPAVARA is encoded by the coding sequence ATGAGAGCGCGGAAACGCGTGTTCGCCGCCTTGGTGCTCGCCAGCGCCGTGGCCACAGCGGCCACCACCACGGCAGCCACAGCCCAGGCCCAGCAAGGGCCGAAGTTCGCCGACGACCCCACCACGCTCGTCGACACCAGCATCGGCAACAACGGCGACGGGACGACGTTCCCGGGCGCCGCGGTGCCGTTCGGCATGGTGCAGCTGAGCCCCGACACCCAGCTGAACCAGTACGCGTCCTACGACTACAAGCAGGACACCATCCTCGGCTTCAGCCACACGCACCTGTCGGGCGTCGGCTGTCAGACGATGGGCAACTTCCGGTTCATGCCGACCACCGGGGCCGTCACGTCGTCGGACCCGGCGCAGTACGGCGCGAAGTTCAGCCACGCCAACGAAACCCGCGCGCCCGGCTACTACGGCGTGAAGTTCGACAACGGCATCCAGGCCGAGCTGACCGCGACGCAGCGCACGGGCCAGCACCGCTACACCTACCCCGCCGGCTCGGGACCCGAGAACGTGCTCATCGAGGTCGGCCAGAGCAACGGGTCCACCTACGCGGGCGACGTCCACGTGGTCGGCAACGACACCGTCGAAGGCTGGCTGCAGGGCGGCAACTTCTGTGGTGAGACCGGCAAGGAGCGCTACCGGATCTTCTTCAGCGCCAAGTTCGACCGCACGTTCCAAAGCTTCGGCACCTGGACCGACGGCACGATCACCCCGAATCAGCGCGACGCCTCACGCGGAACCCAGCGCGCCGGTGCCTACCTGACGTTCGACCCGAGCAAGGGCGACCAGGTCGGTGCGTCCGTCGGCCTGTCCTACACCTCGGTCGACGGCGCCCGCCTCAACCGCAAGGCCGAGCAGCCCAAGTCGTTCGACAAGGCGCGTTCACAAGCGCACAACACCTGGCAGGATGAGCTCAACCGCATGCGGGTTGCTGGTGGAACAACACCAGACCAGCGTACGTATTACACCGCGCTCTACCACTCGCTGCTGCACCCGTCGATCGGGTCCGATGTGGACAATCGCTACCGCGGCTTCGACGATCAGGTGCACAAGGCGGATTCGACGTACTACCAGATGTTCTCGCTCTGGGACACCTACCGCTCGCAGAACCAGCTCGTGGCGCTGCTGCATCCGGACAAGGCCGCCGACATGGCGAAATCCGTGTTGCACATCTACCAGGATGGTGGCTGGTTACCACGCTGGGGCCTCGGCAACAGCGAGACCAACGTGATGTCCGGCGACCCCATCACCCCGTGGGTCGTGGACATCTACAACCGCGGCCTGCTCGACAACCGCACCGCGCACGGCCTGTTCGACGCGCTCTGGAAGAACGCCAACGAGGTCCCGGCCGACCAGTCGATCTTCCGCGGCCGCGACGGAAACCCCAGCTACGTCCAGAACGGCTGGGTCGCCTACCAGAACCTGCCCGGCTACAAGTTCGGCGACAGCCGCCAGGCCGGCTCCGCCACGCTGGAGTACGCGCTGGGCGACTGTTCGCTTTCCACCATGGCTTCGGGACTGGGTTACCAGGACAAGGCGAAAACTCTCGCCTCGCGCTGTGACAATTTCACCAAACTCTGGGACCCGACGATCACCTCCCAGGGCTTCAACGGCTTCCCCGTCCCGAAGAACGCCGACGGCTCCACGGTCGGCAACCCCGACCCCACCCAGACCAACGCCTTCCACGAGGGCACGGCCTGGCAGTACCAGTGGATGGGTCAGCAGGACCCGCAGACCCTCTTCGGGCTGATGGGCGGCGCCGGGCAGGCCGAGCAGCGGCTCGACAAGTTCTTCGACATGCCCACCGTGCTCACGGACCCGGCGAAGGCCGCCGCTGACTCCTGGGTGACGGGCGCATACGACTACCACAACGCCTTCGCCTTCAACCCCAACAACGAGCCCGACTTCGCCGCCCCGTGGATGTACACGTGGACGGGGGCGCCGTGGAAGACCTCGGCCGTGCTGCGCGCCATGCGCACGCTCTTCACCGACGACGTCTACGGCATGCCCGGCAACGACGATCTCGGCGCCACGTCGTCGCTGCTCGTCTTCGCCATGGCCGGCATCTTCGAGGCCCAGCCCGGCTCGGCGACCTACGTGATCACCGCGCCCATGTTCGACAAGGTCGAGATCCGGCCCGAGCACGGCCGCACGATCACCATCGAGGCCCCGGGCGCCAGCGCTTCGAAGCTGCAGTACGTGTCCTCGGTCAAGACCGACGGCCCGGGCAACGGCGGCAAGCTGCGACAGAGCTGGTTGTCGCACAAGGACCTGCTGCGCGCGGGAACGATCAAGATTCAGCTCTCGGACACCCCGACGAGCTGGGGCGTCAACGCCGGTCCGCCGGCGGTGGCGCGCGCCTGA
- a CDS encoding DUF397 domain-containing protein produces MQTARWRTSSYSQQNTACVEVALSEEIGVRDTKNREAGQLSVSREAWQGVLGALQAKH; encoded by the coding sequence ATGCAGACTGCCCGGTGGCGGACGTCGTCGTACAGCCAGCAAAACACCGCCTGCGTTGAGGTGGCACTCTCGGAAGAGATCGGTGTCCGCGACACCAAGAATCGCGAAGCGGGACAACTCTCCGTCTCGCGCGAAGCGTGGCAGGGCGTGCTCGGCGCGTTGCAGGCGAAGCACTGA
- a CDS encoding PP2C family serine/threonine-protein phosphatase → MAGYPRWHTASAQGPRERNADAVSAYALAGAPGITFALADGVGDDPGAGRAAQTAAAAAARTPVQSGPVAAILNAQRALRELGGTGDAVLVVAMPFPGGYRIAWVGDSRAYAWDGTMIRKLTTDHTLAEYFRARHQPYSPRMEHMVTTSVRTTKPDEIGTTEVVGGGLLLTSDGVHKVLPPATIDDILADPERGAAALVEAAITFGGTDNATALFVEQPEVDVAAIVTERFPSAA, encoded by the coding sequence ATGGCCGGATACCCACGCTGGCACACCGCCAGCGCCCAGGGCCCACGCGAGCGCAACGCCGACGCCGTGAGCGCCTACGCCCTCGCCGGCGCGCCCGGGATCACCTTCGCGCTCGCCGACGGCGTCGGCGACGACCCCGGAGCGGGCCGCGCCGCCCAGACCGCCGCCGCTGCCGCCGCGCGCACGCCCGTGCAGAGCGGGCCCGTCGCCGCGATCCTCAACGCCCAGCGCGCCCTGCGCGAGCTCGGCGGCACCGGCGACGCCGTGCTCGTGGTCGCCATGCCCTTCCCCGGCGGCTACCGCATCGCGTGGGTCGGCGATTCCCGCGCGTACGCCTGGGACGGCACCATGATCCGCAAGCTCACCACCGACCACACGCTGGCCGAGTACTTCCGCGCGCGCCACCAGCCGTACTCGCCGCGCATGGAGCACATGGTCACCACGAGCGTGCGCACCACGAAGCCCGACGAGATCGGCACGACGGAGGTCGTCGGCGGCGGGCTGTTGCTCACCAGCGACGGCGTGCACAAGGTCCTCCCGCCCGCCACCATCGACGACATCCTGGCCGACCCCGAGCGCGGCGCCGCTGCGCTCGTCGAGGCAGCCATCACCTTCGGCGGCACCGACAACGCCACCGCGCTCTTCGTCGAACAGCCGGAGGTGGACGTGGCCGCCATCGTCACCGAGCGATTTCCCTCAGCTGCCTGA
- a CDS encoding Scr1 family TA system antitoxin-like transcriptional regulator: MTKPSGTPRAVALGAALREVREAKKFGLRELSRALDLNPSLVAHWEAGTRMPSTEDVATLLGYLRVIGEPKRRIMDLARNIRDPNWMAAGQAELTPELSTLVQCEQGASTITEWTLNVIPGLLQTPDYARAIFEEGLTPQQADARLQVRLGRQKILTNHDPVKYSAIVSAHAFDEPIAPDWIMSDQMDHLLAITSRPNVSLRILPRQQRYHPGMSGPFVLYQYKHRDPIILLEQYSTTSFLSSDKDWGPYQRLAKLLAGEALSEEASRELIAEAAR, translated from the coding sequence ATGACCAAGCCTTCTGGCACCCCGCGCGCCGTGGCGCTGGGTGCGGCGCTGCGCGAAGTGCGCGAAGCGAAGAAGTTCGGCCTTCGCGAACTGTCGCGGGCACTCGACCTGAACCCAAGTCTCGTTGCGCACTGGGAAGCCGGAACCCGTATGCCGTCCACCGAGGACGTGGCCACCCTGCTGGGCTACTTGCGGGTGATCGGTGAGCCGAAGCGCCGGATCATGGATCTGGCCCGCAACATCCGGGATCCCAACTGGATGGCTGCCGGTCAGGCCGAACTGACTCCGGAATTGAGCACACTGGTTCAATGCGAGCAGGGCGCGAGCACAATAACCGAGTGGACACTAAATGTTATTCCTGGGCTATTGCAAACACCAGACTACGCGCGCGCCATTTTCGAAGAAGGTCTCACGCCCCAGCAAGCCGATGCTCGCCTTCAAGTTCGCCTCGGCCGACAGAAAATCCTGACCAACCACGACCCGGTGAAGTATTCCGCAATCGTCAGCGCACACGCTTTCGACGAGCCAATTGCTCCGGACTGGATCATGTCCGACCAGATGGATCACTTACTCGCCATCACGAGCCGACCCAACGTCAGCCTGCGGATCTTGCCCCGACAGCAGCGCTACCACCCCGGAATGAGCGGCCCATTTGTGCTTTATCAATACAAGCATCGAGATCCGATTATCCTGCTGGAACAGTACAGCACTACCTCGTTCCTCAGCAGCGATAAGGACTGGGGGCCTTATCAGCGGCTTGCTAAGCTCCTCGCCGGAGAGGCATTGAGCGAGGAAGCCAGCCGTGAGTTGATCGCGGAGGCGGCGAGATAG
- a CDS encoding zinc finger protein has protein sequence MLRWQQAEGKRHAHEGPFAPRPEESFVALCGVEVTVARADVPQLGGNWFDPTCAVCSSAWLSRT, from the coding sequence GTGTTGAGATGGCAGCAGGCCGAGGGAAAACGGCACGCCCATGAAGGGCCTTTCGCGCCGCGTCCGGAGGAATCGTTCGTCGCGTTGTGTGGGGTGGAGGTGACCGTCGCGCGGGCGGATGTTCCGCAGCTCGGCGGGAATTGGTTCGATCCGACGTGTGCGGTGTGTTCGTCGGCGTGGTTGAGCCGGACGTGA
- a CDS encoding DUF2127 domain-containing protein, with amino-acid sequence MAEPNQQNQPNRENQQNQGKTSTDRLFRIAITLKGLDGAVQLVGALILAFIPSTVVTGFTHAVITRDLLGDPSGTLARHLELATEHFVSGGTKTFAVAYLLAHGVIKLLLVWALARKWMRAYPVAMVVLGAFVVYEVYRAINTHSIALPFFAALDAVIIVLVYREYRQLRRERARQRESDGPGSDGTGSGGSDSGS; translated from the coding sequence ATGGCGGAGCCAAACCAGCAGAACCAGCCGAACCGGGAGAACCAGCAGAATCAGGGGAAGACCAGCACCGACCGGCTGTTCCGGATCGCGATCACGCTCAAGGGGCTCGACGGTGCGGTGCAGCTGGTCGGGGCGCTGATTCTGGCGTTCATCCCGTCGACGGTGGTCACGGGCTTCACCCACGCCGTGATCACGCGCGACCTGCTGGGCGACCCGTCGGGCACGCTCGCCCGCCACCTGGAACTGGCGACCGAGCACTTCGTGAGCGGTGGCACGAAGACGTTCGCGGTGGCGTACCTGCTGGCCCACGGTGTGATCAAGCTGCTGCTGGTGTGGGCGCTCGCGCGCAAGTGGATGCGGGCGTACCCGGTGGCGATGGTGGTGCTGGGCGCGTTCGTGGTCTACGAGGTGTACCGGGCGATCAACACGCATTCGATCGCGCTGCCGTTCTTCGCGGCGCTCGACGCGGTGATCATCGTGCTCGTGTACCGGGAGTATCGGCAGCTGCGCCGAGAACGAGCCCGTCAGCGTGAATCAGACGGCCCTGGTTCAGACGGCACGGGTTCAGGCGGCTCGGATTCAGGCAGCTGA
- a CDS encoding glycosyltransferase family 39 protein, whose protein sequence is MTATLAVPAKKNPIHRKENSPPWVRPAVFGLLALTAVLYFWDLTASGFGNSFYAAAVQSGTQNVEAWLFGSLDSGNVITVDKPPAALWVGTAFARIFGFSSFTVLAPQALMGVASVGLLYLTVRRVSGPVPGLLAGAGLALTPVAALMFRFNNPDALLVLLLIAAAYFTVRAVEKASPMWLALAGFAVGFGFLTKMMQAFTVLPAFALVYLVAAPTSLGKRLLHLLYAGLAVIVSAGWFVALVEIWPTASRPYIGGSTGDSLLELALGYNGLSRIFGGEGPGGGGGFGGAGGGNTMFGGSSGLGRMFGASFGTEVSWLLPAAIIGLVAGLWFTRRAARTDRTRAALLLWGGWLLVTGLVFSLMSGIVHPYYSVQLAPAIAAVVAISGHALWRGRANTASRAVLGAMIAVTAVWSFILLDRTPDWFPALRWIIVVLGVLVATVVVVGVPPLRKALVVLAAASVLTLGLGTAAYAVDTAAQPHTGSIPTSGPSTGGFGGFGGGGPGEEQTSSELTALLAKTTTKWAAATTGSQSAASLELASGKSVIGIGGWDGSDPAPTLAEFQQYVADGQVSYYVDGGRGGGGPGGGSSDITEWVATNFTATTVGNSTVYDLTK, encoded by the coding sequence ATGACCGCCACGCTCGCCGTCCCCGCGAAGAAGAACCCCATACACCGCAAGGAAAACTCACCACCCTGGGTCCGCCCCGCCGTGTTCGGCCTACTGGCCCTCACCGCCGTTCTCTACTTCTGGGACCTCACCGCCTCGGGCTTCGGCAACTCCTTCTACGCCGCCGCCGTGCAGTCGGGCACCCAGAACGTCGAGGCCTGGCTCTTCGGCTCGCTCGACTCCGGCAACGTGATCACCGTCGACAAACCACCCGCCGCCCTCTGGGTCGGCACGGCCTTCGCCCGCATCTTCGGCTTCTCCAGCTTCACGGTGCTGGCCCCGCAGGCGCTCATGGGCGTCGCGTCCGTCGGCCTGCTCTACCTGACGGTCCGCCGCGTCTCCGGTCCCGTCCCCGGCCTCCTCGCCGGCGCCGGTCTCGCGCTGACGCCCGTGGCCGCGCTGATGTTCCGCTTCAACAACCCCGACGCCCTGCTCGTGCTCCTGCTCATCGCCGCCGCCTACTTCACCGTGCGCGCCGTGGAGAAGGCGAGCCCGATGTGGCTGGCACTCGCCGGTTTCGCCGTCGGGTTCGGCTTCCTGACGAAGATGATGCAGGCCTTCACTGTGCTGCCCGCGTTCGCGCTCGTCTACCTCGTGGCCGCGCCGACGTCGCTCGGCAAACGCCTGCTGCACCTGCTGTACGCGGGCCTCGCGGTGATCGTGTCCGCCGGGTGGTTCGTGGCGCTCGTCGAGATCTGGCCCACGGCCTCGCGCCCCTACATCGGCGGCTCCACCGGCGACAGCCTGCTCGAACTCGCCCTCGGCTACAACGGCCTCAGCCGCATCTTCGGCGGCGAGGGGCCCGGCGGTGGCGGCGGGTTCGGCGGTGCGGGCGGCGGCAACACGATGTTCGGCGGCAGCAGCGGCCTGGGCCGCATGTTCGGCGCCAGCTTCGGCACGGAAGTGTCGTGGCTGCTGCCGGCCGCGATCATCGGGCTCGTCGCCGGCCTCTGGTTCACCCGCCGCGCCGCCCGCACCGACCGCACACGCGCCGCCCTGCTGCTCTGGGGTGGCTGGCTGCTCGTCACGGGCCTGGTGTTCAGCCTCATGAGCGGCATCGTGCACCCGTACTACTCCGTGCAGCTCGCCCCGGCGATCGCCGCCGTGGTCGCGATTTCGGGCCATGCCCTGTGGCGCGGCCGGGCGAACACCGCGTCACGGGCGGTGCTCGGCGCGATGATCGCCGTGACGGCCGTGTGGAGCTTCATCCTCCTCGACCGCACACCGGACTGGTTCCCCGCGCTGCGGTGGATCATCGTGGTGCTGGGTGTGCTCGTCGCGACGGTCGTGGTCGTCGGCGTACCCCCGCTGCGCAAGGCGCTGGTGGTCCTGGCCGCGGCGAGCGTGCTGACGCTCGGGCTCGGCACCGCCGCCTACGCCGTCGACACGGCCGCCCAGCCTCACACCGGCTCGATCCCGACGTCCGGCCCGAGCACCGGAGGCTTCGGCGGGTTCGGCGGCGGGGGGCCCGGTGAAGAGCAGACGAGCAGCGAGCTCACCGCGCTGCTGGCCAAGACCACCACGAAGTGGGCCGCCGCGACCACCGGTTCCCAGTCGGCCGCAAGCCTGGAGCTCGCCAGCGGCAAGTCGGTGATCGGCATCGGCGGCTGGGACGGCAGCGACCCGGCGCCCACGCTGGCGGAGTTCCAGCAGTACGTGGCCGACGGCCAGGTCTCCTACTACGTCGACGGCGGCCGCGGCGGCGGCGGACCCGGCGGCGGGTCGAGCGACATCACCGAGTGGGTCGCGACGAACTTCACCGCCACCACCGTCGGCAACTCGACCGTCTACGACCTCACGAAGTAG
- a CDS encoding bifunctional glycosyltransferase family 2/GtrA family protein, translated as MNATAPSRNGAENGAKAAGAPAQVPQPRPGSTPVGLGGPQPVLDVVIPVYNEETDLEPCIRRLHAHLEEHAGYAYRITIADNASTDKTLHVAETLAREFAQVEVRHLDEKGRGRALNAVWSTSDAQVLAYMDVDLSTDLAALQPLVAPLLSGHSDLAIGSRLARGARVVRGPKREFISRCYNLILKSALAARFSDAQCGFKAIRADVARRLLPHVQDTGWFFDTELLVLAQRSGLRIHEVPVDWVDDPDSSVHIVKTATADLKGIVRITRATFTGEIPVRRLREQLGREPIGVTASGVSPSLVKQLVRFAAVGVASTAAYLLLFLLLRNGIGSQPANFLALFVTAVANTAVNRRVTFGVRGRGGAGRHQFEGLIVFGLGLVLTSGSLALLNHTTHPGLVLETTVLVLANLAATVLRFLLLRGWVFNPRRRPSEETP; from the coding sequence ATGAACGCCACCGCACCCTCCCGAAACGGAGCCGAAAACGGAGCGAAGGCCGCGGGAGCACCGGCACAAGTGCCCCAGCCCCGGCCCGGGTCGACGCCGGTCGGCCTCGGCGGGCCGCAGCCGGTGCTCGACGTCGTGATCCCGGTGTACAACGAGGAAACCGACCTGGAGCCCTGCATCCGCCGGCTTCACGCGCACCTCGAGGAGCACGCCGGCTACGCCTACCGCATCACCATCGCGGACAACGCGAGCACCGACAAGACGCTCCACGTGGCAGAAACCCTCGCGAGAGAGTTCGCCCAGGTCGAGGTGCGCCACCTCGACGAGAAGGGCCGCGGCCGCGCGCTGAACGCCGTGTGGTCCACTTCGGACGCCCAGGTGCTGGCCTACATGGACGTCGACCTCTCCACCGACCTCGCCGCCCTGCAGCCGCTCGTGGCCCCGCTGCTCTCGGGACACTCGGACCTCGCCATCGGCAGCCGGCTCGCACGGGGTGCGCGCGTCGTCCGAGGCCCCAAACGTGAGTTCATTTCGCGCTGCTACAACCTCATCCTCAAGAGCGCGCTCGCTGCCCGGTTCTCCGACGCGCAGTGCGGCTTCAAGGCCATCCGTGCCGACGTCGCGCGCCGGCTGCTCCCCCACGTGCAGGACACGGGCTGGTTCTTCGACACCGAGCTCCTCGTCCTCGCGCAGCGCTCGGGCCTGAGGATCCACGAGGTCCCGGTCGACTGGGTCGACGACCCCGATTCGTCGGTCCACATCGTCAAGACGGCCACCGCAGATCTCAAGGGCATCGTGCGCATCACGCGCGCCACGTTCACCGGCGAGATCCCCGTGCGCCGCCTGCGCGAGCAGCTCGGCCGCGAGCCCATCGGCGTGACCGCGTCCGGCGTCTCGCCCAGCCTCGTGAAGCAGCTCGTGCGCTTCGCCGCGGTCGGGGTCGCCAGCACCGCCGCGTACCTGCTGCTGTTCCTCTTGTTGCGCAACGGAATTGGCTCGCAGCCCGCGAACTTCCTGGCCCTGTTCGTCACGGCCGTCGCCAACACCGCGGTCAACCGACGCGTCACGTTCGGCGTCCGCGGCCGTGGCGGCGCCGGTCGCCACCAATTCGAGGGCCTGATCGTATTCGGCCTCGGCCTCGTGCTCACCAGCGGCTCGCTGGCCCTGCTCAACCACACGACCCACCCCGGGCTCGTGCTGGAGACCACCGTCCTCGTGCTGGCGAACCTCGCCGCCACGGTGCTGCGCTTCCTGCTGCTGCGCGGCTGGGTGTTCAACCCCCGCCGGCGCCCGTCCGAGGAGACCCCATGA